The proteins below come from a single Longimicrobium sp. genomic window:
- a CDS encoding S41 family peptidase: MKIIYTLAATLLAAAGAQAQAPGSAARVATFDSAWSTIHRTHYDTSFNGVDWPAVRTELRPRAAAATSDAQLRGVIQEMLGRLRQSHFYILPGDVEAGLTRAAEAGEAPNGDAGMELRLVDGRFLVTRVSSGGAAAKAGVRTGWIVERIGRTEAAGVLRILGRLPAGTDPRMRELRGWSALAHELSGPVGTALPARFVDGDGRARNVRLVLRPAAGVMTKFGNLPPIRVAAEHERVRAPGGASVGVIRFNYWFPAIAAQIDDAVNEMRGAAGIVIDMRGNFGGVGGMAMGVAGHFTERRDTIGTMITRRDRLQFVANPRLSTRAGASVRPFAGPVAVLTDALTISTAEIFAGGLQKLGRARVFGAPSAGQALPSLATKLPNGDVLVHAVADFLGPGGYRLEGPGVVPDVAAPLTRAALLAGHDPALDAALRWIDEQKGAGSR; encoded by the coding sequence TTGAAGATCATCTACACGCTGGCCGCCACCCTCCTCGCCGCGGCGGGGGCACAGGCGCAGGCGCCCGGCTCCGCGGCCCGGGTCGCGACGTTCGACTCCGCCTGGTCCACGATCCACCGCACCCACTACGACACCAGCTTCAACGGCGTGGACTGGCCCGCCGTGCGCACCGAGCTGCGGCCGCGCGCGGCGGCGGCCACCAGCGACGCGCAGCTTCGCGGCGTCATCCAGGAGATGCTGGGACGGCTGCGGCAGTCGCACTTCTACATCCTCCCCGGCGACGTGGAGGCGGGGCTCACGCGCGCCGCCGAAGCGGGCGAGGCGCCCAACGGCGACGCGGGGATGGAGCTGCGCCTGGTGGACGGGCGCTTCCTGGTGACGCGCGTGTCGTCCGGCGGCGCGGCGGCGAAGGCCGGGGTGCGCACCGGGTGGATCGTGGAGCGGATCGGACGCACGGAGGCGGCCGGCGTGCTGCGCATCCTCGGGCGGCTCCCCGCGGGCACGGACCCGCGGATGCGCGAGCTGCGCGGCTGGAGCGCGCTGGCGCACGAGCTGAGCGGGCCGGTGGGCACGGCGCTCCCCGCGCGCTTCGTGGACGGGGACGGACGCGCGAGGAACGTGCGGCTGGTGCTGCGCCCCGCGGCCGGGGTGATGACCAAGTTCGGCAACCTGCCGCCGATCCGGGTGGCGGCGGAGCACGAGCGGGTGCGCGCGCCGGGCGGGGCGTCGGTGGGCGTGATTCGCTTCAACTACTGGTTCCCCGCCATCGCCGCGCAGATCGACGACGCGGTGAACGAGATGCGCGGCGCCGCCGGCATCGTCATCGACATGCGCGGCAATTTCGGTGGCGTGGGCGGGATGGCGATGGGGGTGGCGGGGCACTTCACCGAGCGTCGCGACACCATCGGTACCATGATCACGCGCCGCGACCGGCTGCAGTTCGTGGCCAACCCGCGCCTCTCCACGCGCGCGGGGGCATCGGTGCGCCCCTTCGCCGGGCCGGTGGCGGTGCTCACGGACGCGCTCACCATCAGCACCGCCGAGATCTTCGCCGGCGGGCTGCAGAAGCTGGGGCGGGCGCGCGTCTTCGGGGCACCCTCGGCCGGGCAGGCGCTGCCGTCGCTGGCCACGAAGCTCCCCAACGGCGACGTGCTGGTGCACGCCGTGGCGGACTTCCTGGGGCCCGGCGGCTACCGGCTGGAAGGGCCCGGCGTGGTGCCGGACGTGGCGGCGCCGCTCACCCGCGCGGCGTTGCTGGCAGGGCACGACCCGGCGCTTGACGCCGCGCTTCGATGGATCGACGAACAGAAGGGGGCCGGCTCGCGCTGA
- a CDS encoding response regulator produces MNEILLADDDDALRSMVTDVLTSAGFNVRAVENGTRALAELRQRAPDLAVLDYRMGTPDGFEVCRQIKADPGLSWLPVLILTAERKIEDRLGGFDAGADDYLAKPFDPRELVARATALLRQAARGRDRNPTTGLPGGEALYIEVERRRVAGSPFSICYFDLDHFKPFADRFGFAVADAAIREVGAAVAAAGDSPGVFVGHVGGDDFVLLSSPEEARARAEDAQRRFSEALIAHLPEEAVEAGSYWGRDRYGVERYFPVTRLSAAVLRVDPEKWISLEHLGERVAELKRDAKQEGGSGIAEADLVP; encoded by the coding sequence ATGAACGAGATTCTGTTGGCGGACGACGACGATGCGCTGCGGTCGATGGTGACGGACGTGCTCACCTCGGCCGGCTTCAACGTGCGCGCCGTGGAGAACGGTACCCGCGCCCTGGCCGAGCTCCGCCAGCGCGCGCCCGACCTGGCCGTCCTGGACTACCGCATGGGGACGCCGGACGGCTTCGAGGTGTGCCGCCAGATCAAGGCCGATCCGGGGCTCTCCTGGCTTCCCGTGCTCATCCTGACCGCCGAGCGCAAGATCGAGGACCGGCTGGGCGGCTTCGACGCGGGCGCGGACGACTACCTGGCGAAGCCCTTCGACCCGCGCGAGCTGGTGGCGCGCGCCACGGCCCTCCTGCGCCAGGCCGCGCGCGGCCGCGACCGCAACCCCACCACGGGGCTCCCCGGAGGCGAGGCGCTCTACATTGAGGTCGAGCGGCGGCGGGTGGCGGGGTCGCCGTTCTCCATCTGCTACTTCGACCTCGACCACTTCAAGCCCTTCGCGGACCGCTTCGGCTTCGCGGTGGCCGACGCCGCGATCCGCGAGGTAGGCGCCGCCGTGGCCGCCGCCGGCGACAGTCCCGGCGTCTTCGTGGGGCACGTGGGCGGCGACGACTTCGTCCTCCTCTCCTCCCCCGAAGAGGCCCGCGCCCGCGCCGAGGATGCCCAGCGCCGCTTCTCCGAAGCCCTGATCGCCCATCTGCCGGAGGAGGCGGTGGAGGCCGGCTCGTACTGGGGGCGCGACCGCTACGGCGTGGAGCGCTACTTTCCCGTCACCCGCCTCTCCGCCGCGGTCCTGCGCGTCGACCCCGAGAAGTGGATCTCCCTCGAGCACCTCGGCGAGCGCGTCGCCGAGCTCAAGCGGGACGCCAAGCAGGAGGGCGGTTCCGGGATTGCCGAGGCGGACCTGGTTCCCTGA
- the dacB gene encoding D-alanyl-D-alanine carboxypeptidase/D-alanyl-D-alanine-endopeptidase, whose product MTTASLLACIAPRRLATTALLAAALLAPQRAAGNLAPPRPAATSQQALAARIDSILQRPALRQAHWGIMVQDAATGRVLYERQAERHFVPASNLKLVVSATAAHHLPPDFRFRTTVYGTGPVQDGTLQGDLVLYGRGDPMISDRYFPSRTAVWEALADSLRARGVRRVTGSVMADESWFDAEHVRGDWEAYDTRWWYGAPVSALGFNDNSIDFRIETAPPGGRPRITWEPQTSYVWLENTAMMGERTAPNTLDFERRVGKGVRAYGVFPAGTAPQTEHFAVANPADYAGTVFRETLERKGIEVANDAVRLVSDPALSASRTAAVLAEHRSPPLPQAIGPILLNSQNWFAEQLLKAMAREVAGEGSWDAGLRVEREFLTRVVGIDTADVVLRDASGLSAGNLVTPRALVRLLDYVRRTPRQSIVRDALPVSAGKGSLQARFTDLPGRVRAKTGDIGNVDSLAGYVTRADGSEVIFAIIANGTGQPSSRMKPGIDDIVRAVAADRGR is encoded by the coding sequence GTGACTACTGCTTCTCTGCTCGCTTGCATCGCGCCGCGCCGGCTGGCCACGACGGCTCTTCTGGCGGCGGCACTTCTCGCGCCGCAACGCGCCGCCGGGAATCTAGCACCCCCGCGCCCCGCCGCCACCTCCCAGCAGGCGCTGGCGGCGCGGATCGACTCCATCCTGCAGCGTCCGGCGCTTCGCCAGGCGCACTGGGGGATCATGGTGCAGGACGCGGCGACGGGCCGCGTGCTGTACGAGCGGCAGGCGGAGCGGCACTTCGTACCCGCCTCCAACCTGAAGCTGGTGGTGAGCGCGACGGCGGCGCACCACCTGCCGCCCGACTTCCGCTTCCGCACCACGGTGTACGGCACGGGGCCGGTGCAGGACGGCACGCTGCAGGGCGACCTGGTGCTCTATGGCCGCGGCGACCCGATGATCTCCGACCGCTACTTCCCCTCGCGCACCGCGGTGTGGGAGGCGCTGGCGGACTCGCTGCGCGCGCGGGGAGTGCGGCGGGTGACGGGCTCCGTAATGGCGGACGAGAGCTGGTTCGACGCGGAACACGTGCGCGGCGACTGGGAGGCGTACGACACACGCTGGTGGTACGGCGCGCCCGTCTCGGCTCTGGGCTTCAACGACAACTCCATCGACTTCCGCATCGAGACCGCGCCGCCGGGTGGACGTCCGCGCATCACCTGGGAGCCGCAGACATCGTACGTGTGGCTGGAGAACACGGCGATGATGGGCGAGCGCACGGCACCCAACACGCTGGACTTCGAGCGCCGCGTCGGCAAGGGCGTGCGCGCGTACGGCGTCTTTCCGGCCGGCACAGCACCGCAGACGGAGCACTTCGCGGTCGCTAACCCGGCCGACTACGCGGGCACCGTCTTCCGCGAAACGCTGGAGCGGAAGGGAATCGAGGTGGCGAACGACGCGGTGCGCCTGGTGTCGGATCCGGCGCTCTCCGCATCGCGCACGGCCGCGGTGCTGGCGGAGCACCGCTCGCCGCCGCTGCCGCAGGCCATCGGGCCGATCCTCCTCAACAGCCAGAACTGGTTCGCGGAGCAGCTGCTGAAGGCGATGGCGCGCGAGGTTGCGGGCGAGGGGAGCTGGGACGCGGGGCTGCGCGTGGAGCGCGAGTTCCTGACCCGCGTGGTGGGGATCGACACGGCGGACGTGGTGCTGCGCGACGCATCCGGCCTATCCGCGGGGAACCTGGTGACGCCGCGCGCCCTGGTGCGTCTGCTGGACTACGTGCGCCGCACGCCGCGCCAGTCGATCGTGCGCGACGCGCTTCCGGTTTCCGCCGGCAAGGGCTCGCTGCAGGCGCGCTTCACGGATCTGCCGGGGCGGGTGCGGGCGAAGACGGGGGACATCGGCAACGTGGACTCGCTGGCGGGGTACGTGACCCGGGCGGACGGGAGCGAGGTGATCTTCGCCATCATCGCCAACGGCACCGGCCAGCCGTCGTCGCGCATGAAACCGGGGATCGACGACATCGTACGTGCAGTGGCGGCGGACCGCGGACGTTGA
- the prmC gene encoding peptide chain release factor N(5)-glutamine methyltransferase has protein sequence MNAPRVWTVMELLRWTAEYLGEKGFHNARLNGELLLSGVLGVKRLDLYLQFDRPLKPEELAEYRARLLRRAKREPLQYIEGEAHFRDLRLRVDPRVLIPRPETEQLVQRVLEWAAARPGLAAADVGTGSGAIALALATEGPFERVVATDVEPGALEAARANHALAAPAAPVEFRLGDGLAPLAGERFDALVSNPPYVANAERASLDTEVRDWEPAAALFAGDDGLEVIRRLVAGAPSVLNPGGLLALEIGAGQGAAVAELVRAAEGFGAPRVEKDLAGRDRIVLAELETSTEQHGWK, from the coding sequence GTGAACGCTCCCAGAGTCTGGACGGTGATGGAGCTCCTGCGGTGGACCGCGGAGTACCTGGGGGAGAAGGGCTTCCACAACGCGCGGCTGAACGGCGAGCTGCTCCTCTCCGGCGTGCTCGGCGTGAAGCGCCTCGACCTCTACCTGCAGTTCGACCGGCCGCTGAAGCCGGAAGAGCTGGCGGAGTACAGGGCGCGGCTGCTGAGGCGTGCGAAGCGCGAGCCGTTGCAGTACATTGAAGGCGAAGCCCACTTTCGCGACCTGCGGCTCCGCGTCGATCCGCGCGTACTGATCCCGCGGCCTGAAACCGAGCAGCTCGTTCAGCGCGTACTGGAGTGGGCCGCCGCCCGCCCCGGCCTCGCCGCCGCCGACGTGGGGACGGGCTCCGGCGCCATCGCCCTGGCGCTCGCCACCGAGGGCCCGTTCGAGCGCGTGGTGGCGACCGACGTGGAGCCCGGCGCCCTGGAAGCGGCCCGCGCCAACCACGCCCTTGCCGCTCCCGCCGCCCCCGTGGAGTTTCGCCTGGGCGACGGGCTGGCCCCCCTGGCCGGCGAGCGCTTCGACGCCCTGGTCTCCAACCCTCCCTACGTCGCCAATGCCGAGCGCGCTTCGCTCGACACCGAGGTGCGCGACTGGGAGCCGGCCGCCGCGCTCTTTGCCGGCGACGACGGGCTGGAGGTGATCCGCCGTCTGGTGGCCGGCGCGCCCTCGGTGCTCAACCCCGGCGGGCTTCTGGCGCTGGAGATCGGCGCGGGGCAGGGCGCCGCCGTGGCGGAGCTGGTGCGCGCGGCAGAGGGCTTCGGCGCCCCGCGCGTGGAAAAGGACCTCGCCGGGCGCGACCGCATCGTCCTGGCCGAGCTGGAAACTTCAACGGAGCAGCACGGATGGAAATGA
- a CDS encoding inositol-3-phosphate synthase, with amino-acid sequence MRTEQYTPRPAEGRLGILLPGLGAVSTTLIAGVELARRGLGRPIGSVTQMGTIRLGKRTEGRHPLIRDFVPLAGLDDIVFGAWDPFPQDAYESALNAGVLNKWEHIEPIKDFLQTIKPMPAAFDQRYVKKLEGINVKPGKSKRAWADALREDIRRFKEEKGCDRLVMVWCGSTEVFIKPGEIHQSLEAFERAIDEDHDQIAPSMLYAYAAIMEGVPYANGAPNLSVDFPAMLELAQQNGVPVAGKDFKTGQTLIKTVLAPALKARMLGLDGWFSTNILGNRDGEVLDDPESFKTKEESKLSVLEHILQPELYPELYKNFYHKVRINYYPPRGDEKEGWDNIDIRGWLDYRMQIKVDFLCRDSILAAPIVLDLALFLDLASRSSLHGIQEWLSFYLKSPMTAEGLYPEHDLFIQQMKLKNTLRWLMGEEQITHLGLEYYLDNVQELAAV; translated from the coding sequence GTGCGCACCGAACAGTACACGCCGCGCCCCGCCGAGGGGCGCCTCGGGATCCTCCTCCCCGGCCTCGGGGCGGTCTCCACCACCCTGATCGCCGGCGTGGAGCTGGCCCGCCGCGGTCTGGGCCGCCCCATCGGCTCGGTGACCCAGATGGGCACCATCCGCCTGGGGAAGCGCACCGAGGGCCGCCACCCGCTGATCAGGGACTTCGTCCCGCTGGCGGGGCTGGACGACATCGTCTTCGGCGCCTGGGACCCGTTCCCGCAGGACGCCTACGAGAGCGCGCTCAACGCCGGCGTGCTCAACAAGTGGGAGCACATCGAGCCGATCAAGGACTTCCTCCAGACGATCAAGCCGATGCCCGCGGCGTTCGACCAGCGCTACGTCAAGAAGCTGGAGGGGATCAACGTCAAGCCCGGCAAGAGCAAGCGCGCCTGGGCCGACGCCCTGCGCGAGGACATCCGCCGCTTCAAGGAAGAGAAGGGGTGCGACCGCCTGGTGATGGTGTGGTGCGGCTCCACCGAGGTGTTCATCAAGCCGGGTGAGATCCACCAGTCGCTTGAAGCCTTCGAGCGCGCCATCGACGAGGACCACGACCAGATCGCGCCCTCCATGCTGTACGCGTACGCGGCGATCATGGAAGGCGTCCCCTACGCCAATGGCGCGCCCAACCTGTCCGTCGACTTCCCGGCGATGCTGGAGCTGGCGCAGCAGAACGGCGTGCCGGTGGCCGGCAAGGACTTCAAGACGGGGCAGACGCTCATCAAGACGGTGCTCGCCCCCGCCCTCAAGGCCCGCATGCTGGGGCTGGACGGCTGGTTCTCCACCAACATCCTGGGGAACCGCGACGGCGAGGTGCTGGACGACCCGGAGTCGTTCAAGACCAAGGAAGAGAGCAAGCTCTCGGTGCTGGAGCACATCCTCCAGCCGGAGCTCTACCCCGAGCTGTACAAGAACTTCTACCACAAGGTGCGGATCAACTACTACCCTCCCCGCGGCGACGAAAAGGAAGGGTGGGACAACATCGACATCCGCGGCTGGCTGGACTACCGGATGCAGATCAAGGTGGACTTCCTCTGCCGCGACAGCATCCTGGCCGCCCCCATCGTGCTGGACCTGGCGCTCTTCCTGGACCTGGCCTCGCGCAGCTCGCTGCACGGCATCCAGGAGTGGCTCTCGTTCTACCTCAAGAGCCCCATGACCGCCGAGGGCCTGTACCCGGAGCACGACCTCTTCATCCAGCAGATGAAGCTCAAGAACACGCTCCGCTGGCTGATGGGCGAGGAACAGATCACCCACCTCGGCCTCGAGTACTACCTCGACAACGTGCAGGAGCTGGCGGCGGTCTGA
- a CDS encoding RusA family crossover junction endodeoxyribonuclease, with the protein MTYFEFLIPRRPISLHTRNREYYQGWKRFVAGEAHKVWGNRPAIRSGDLHLQLVYLSRRNPPDLDNIIKPIQDALVGLVMHDDSLVADVECHRRAINGTFFELPRLPPLLLQGLIGGAECVYVRLSDTEPLEDLL; encoded by the coding sequence GTGACATATTTCGAGTTCCTGATTCCTAGGCGTCCGATTTCGCTGCACACGCGGAATCGGGAGTACTATCAGGGATGGAAGCGGTTCGTGGCTGGCGAAGCGCACAAAGTCTGGGGAAACCGTCCCGCGATCCGTTCTGGCGACCTCCACCTCCAACTCGTATACCTCAGCCGCAGGAATCCGCCCGATCTGGACAACATCATCAAGCCGATTCAGGACGCGCTGGTGGGGCTGGTAATGCACGATGACAGCCTGGTCGCGGATGTCGAGTGCCATCGGCGTGCGATCAACGGTACATTCTTCGAGCTTCCCCGTCTTCCTCCGCTTCTGCTGCAGGGGTTGATCGGTGGCGCGGAATGTGTCTACGTGAGGTTGAGCGATACGGAACCCCTGGAGGACCTTCTATGA
- a CDS encoding helix-turn-helix domain-containing protein, with product MNNTGPAVRNRVDRRVARTRRALGDALMRLLQERSLESITVQDVLDAAGVGRATFYGHFRGKQDLLLSHFESVMAWMDARLRLDPPDSRRVAPVAEIFAHVAHAREPIAAIAASGQLDALHELGRAHMEAMIAGRLALLTPGESGQRRAIASHFCAGALAELLRWWLWRSERPTPEEMDAIYHEMVWNGLPRST from the coding sequence ATGAACAACACCGGCCCGGCTGTTCGGAATCGCGTGGACCGGCGCGTGGCGCGCACCCGCCGCGCGCTGGGCGACGCGCTGATGCGCCTCCTGCAGGAGCGCAGCCTGGAGTCGATCACGGTGCAGGACGTGCTCGATGCGGCTGGCGTGGGCCGCGCCACCTTCTACGGGCACTTCCGCGGCAAGCAGGACCTTCTGCTGAGCCACTTCGAATCCGTGATGGCGTGGATGGATGCGCGGCTCAGGCTCGATCCGCCCGATTCGCGGCGCGTGGCACCGGTGGCCGAGATCTTTGCGCACGTCGCGCACGCCAGGGAGCCGATCGCCGCCATCGCCGCTTCCGGCCAGCTCGACGCGCTGCATGAGCTGGGGCGTGCTCACATGGAAGCGATGATCGCGGGCCGGCTGGCGCTGCTCACCCCGGGAGAGTCGGGACAGCGGCGGGCCATCGCGAGCCACTTCTGCGCGGGGGCGCTCGCGGAGCTGCTCCGGTGGTGGCTCTGGAGATCGGAGCGGCCCACGCCGGAAGAGATGGACGCCATCTATCACGAGATGGTGTGGAACGGACTCCCTCGAAGCACGTAA
- a CDS encoding addiction module protein: MSVQELGAALLKLPNQERARLAEVLIASLDEENEIANAWADEAERRLAELRSGDVQSVPAEDVFARIRARTQ; this comes from the coding sequence ATGAGCGTTCAGGAATTGGGAGCCGCACTCCTCAAGCTCCCGAACCAGGAAAGAGCGCGCCTCGCGGAGGTGCTAATCGCCAGCCTGGACGAGGAAAACGAGATCGCAAACGCTTGGGCGGATGAAGCGGAGCGGCGTCTGGCCGAGTTGCGGTCCGGGGATGTCCAGAGTGTACCGGCGGAAGACGTCTTCGCACGGATTCGCGCGCGTACCCAGTGA
- a CDS encoding alkaline phosphatase family protein, protein MPDFRSILRAALALAAIAVPVQAQSPNVVLISIDGLRPDAIAASGARNLQRMMREGAYTLRARTIMPSRTLPSHTSMLTGVPPEVHGINWNFEQVENVGTVRVPTVFDLAQGAGKTTAGFFGKAKFRHLLRRDAPRFRMAPTGKDLWSAPRITQEVQDYLRHRRPNFVFVHLADPDIAGHSLGWMSAPYRFAVRRADAAVAHIAAAAVRAYDGNVVVIVTADHGGHGRDHGTNQDVDMLIPWIAWGRNVRPGEITAPVSTMDSAATALWLLGVPRPANWTGKPVESAFATPVP, encoded by the coding sequence GTGCCCGACTTTCGCAGCATTCTCCGCGCCGCGCTGGCGCTCGCGGCCATCGCCGTACCGGTGCAGGCGCAGTCCCCTAACGTAGTCCTCATCTCCATCGACGGCCTGCGCCCGGACGCCATCGCCGCGTCGGGCGCGCGCAACCTGCAGCGGATGATGCGCGAGGGGGCGTACACGCTGCGCGCGCGCACCATCATGCCCAGCCGCACCCTCCCCTCGCACACCTCCATGCTCACCGGCGTCCCGCCCGAGGTGCACGGGATCAACTGGAACTTCGAGCAGGTGGAGAACGTGGGCACGGTGCGGGTCCCCACCGTCTTCGACCTGGCGCAGGGCGCGGGAAAGACGACGGCGGGGTTCTTTGGGAAGGCCAAGTTCCGCCACCTCCTCCGCCGCGACGCGCCGCGCTTCCGCATGGCGCCGACCGGGAAGGATTTGTGGTCCGCGCCGCGCATCACGCAGGAGGTGCAGGACTACCTCCGCCACCGCCGCCCGAACTTCGTCTTCGTGCACCTGGCGGACCCCGACATCGCGGGGCACTCGCTGGGGTGGATGAGCGCGCCCTACCGCTTCGCCGTCCGCCGCGCCGACGCCGCCGTGGCCCACATCGCCGCCGCCGCCGTCCGCGCCTACGATGGAAACGTAGTGGTGATCGTCACCGCGGACCATGGGGGCCACGGCCGCGACCACGGCACCAACCAGGACGTGGACATGCTGATCCCCTGGATCGCCTGGGGCCGCAACGTCCGCCCCGGCGAGATCACCGCCCCCGTCAGCACTATGGACAGCGCCGCCACCGCCCTCTGGCTCCTCGGCGTCCCCCGCCCCGCCAACTGGACCGGCAAGCCGGTGGAGTCCGCGTTCGCGACTCCAGTCCCGTAA
- a CDS encoding YlbF family regulator has translation MEMIWEKAREVGRLVAQSDQYKAFKRANTQMSDDRELVASLNRLNELQMGFARAMEEGNEPPEAEQEEFERLAGTVQVSPVYQSYASAQANFDRLMVRIQEEIAKGVEAGEQSRIILPS, from the coding sequence ATGGAAATGATCTGGGAGAAGGCGCGCGAAGTCGGCCGCCTGGTGGCGCAGAGCGACCAGTACAAGGCGTTCAAGCGCGCCAACACGCAGATGTCCGACGACCGCGAGCTGGTGGCCAGCCTCAACCGGCTCAACGAGCTGCAGATGGGCTTCGCCCGCGCGATGGAAGAGGGCAACGAGCCGCCCGAGGCGGAGCAGGAGGAGTTCGAGCGGCTCGCCGGCACGGTGCAGGTCTCGCCCGTGTACCAGAGCTACGCCTCCGCGCAGGCCAACTTCGACCGCCTGATGGTCCGCATCCAGGAAGAGATCGCCAAGGGCGTCGAGGCCGGCGAGCAGAGCCGCATCATCCTCCCGTCCTGA
- a CDS encoding CDP-alcohol phosphatidyltransferase family protein: MKFQPSALRPFIAPLIERPMGALGRMGVNPNVVTTISFLVTCAAGLSYFLGAMQWGGALVLLGGVLDIVDGAIARGAGLATKFGSFYDSTLDRAAEVVVFIGVMSLYLGPGRNIGEPWMVYVVVLALAGSLMVSYTRARAEGLGIDLKVGLMQRAERIILLGGSTMIFGSWRHGLVLTCVIWAMAVLTNATAMYRIYWVYRHLQTPAAPASTAPNRTSTPANR; this comes from the coding sequence ATGAAGTTCCAGCCCAGCGCGCTCCGCCCGTTCATCGCGCCGCTCATCGAGCGGCCCATGGGTGCGCTCGGCCGCATGGGGGTCAACCCCAACGTGGTGACCACCATCAGCTTCCTGGTCACCTGCGCGGCCGGGCTCTCGTACTTCCTCGGCGCCATGCAGTGGGGGGGTGCGCTGGTGCTGCTGGGCGGGGTGCTGGACATCGTCGACGGCGCCATCGCGCGCGGCGCCGGGCTCGCCACCAAGTTCGGCTCGTTCTACGATTCCACGCTCGATCGCGCGGCCGAGGTGGTGGTCTTCATCGGGGTGATGTCGCTGTACCTTGGGCCCGGCCGCAACATCGGCGAGCCCTGGATGGTATACGTGGTGGTGCTGGCGCTGGCCGGCTCGCTGATGGTGTCGTACACGCGCGCCCGCGCCGAGGGGCTGGGGATCGACCTCAAGGTGGGGCTGATGCAGCGCGCCGAGCGCATCATCCTGCTGGGCGGCTCCACCATGATCTTCGGGTCGTGGCGCCACGGGCTCGTGCTGACCTGCGTGATCTGGGCGATGGCCGTGCTCACCAACGCCACGGCGATGTACCGCATCTACTGGGTGTACCGTCACCTGCAAACTCCGGCGGCGCCGGCATCCACGGCGCCGAACCGGACTTCCACACCCGCAAACAGGTAG
- a CDS encoding ABC transporter ATP-binding protein: protein MIELHRLTKRYGDFHAVRDLSLRVAGGEVYALLGANGAGKTTALRCLATLLEPSSGTARIAGFDARTHPLEVRRRLGFLAASMGLYARLTARELLRYFADLHGVPAAEAPARIEAVVEAFGLGEFADRLCGKLSTGQRQRVSIARAVVHDPPALVLDEPTLGLDVLSGESIYRFVEDARDRGCAVVFSTHQMSEVELLADRVGIIAGGRLVAEGTVDEVVGGSGEASLSRAFLRIVREAA, encoded by the coding sequence ATGATCGAGCTTCACCGGCTGACCAAGCGGTACGGCGACTTCCATGCAGTGCGCGACCTTTCGCTGCGCGTGGCGGGCGGCGAGGTGTACGCGCTGCTGGGCGCCAACGGGGCGGGGAAGACCACTGCGCTCCGCTGCCTGGCGACCCTCCTGGAGCCGTCCTCCGGCACGGCGCGCATCGCGGGGTTCGACGCGCGCACCCACCCGCTGGAGGTGCGGCGCAGGCTCGGCTTCCTGGCGGCGTCGATGGGCCTGTACGCGCGCCTCACCGCACGCGAGCTCCTCCGCTACTTCGCCGACCTGCACGGCGTGCCGGCTGCGGAGGCCCCGGCGCGCATCGAGGCGGTGGTGGAGGCGTTCGGGCTGGGAGAGTTCGCGGACCGATTGTGCGGCAAGCTCTCCACCGGCCAGCGGCAGCGCGTGTCCATCGCCCGCGCCGTGGTGCACGACCCTCCCGCGCTGGTGCTGGACGAGCCCACGCTCGGGCTGGACGTGCTGAGCGGCGAGTCCATCTACCGCTTCGTGGAGGATGCGCGCGACCGCGGCTGCGCCGTCGTCTTCTCCACGCACCAGATGAGCGAGGTGGAGCTGCTGGCGGACCGCGTGGGGATCATCGCCGGGGGGCGGCTGGTGGCGGAGGGGACGGTGGACGAGGTGGTGGGGGGGAGCGGCGAGGCGAGCCTGTCGCGCGCCTTTCTGCGCATCGTGCGGGAGGCCGCGTGA